The sequence TGAGATCTATGTCGTGAGATCTGACACCTAAAACAAAACTTTTTGGCACAGCGTGCTGGGTATCGAATTGGTTCATGGACCGGCTGATGACTAGACAAATGCTTGAGTGATAAGACCTTGGTCCAATGATATTCAAAAGTTGATCTCTGATCCAGTTcccacaccacactgctgtcgTCACTCCTCCTACAGAGGGGAAGGCTTGTGGCGCAATTGGAGGTAACTGGAAATTGAGCCTAGTGCTGGGAGCTGGGAGGTGTAAACATCCACTAAAAGGAGCAAAACATTTAGTCACTCACTGTAGTTGTGATTTATGCTTATAAAATGAAGTTGGAGACTAACAAGTGGCTCACATCCAGCCAGTGAGTAAGGCTATGGCAGCAGAAACTTTAAATCTCATCACGGCTTTGCTCCCCTGCCGAGGTCTTTCACACTCATCCGCTCTTCGGCAGTCACGTAGGCGGCCGCTTGCTTTCTCCTTCCTCACCTTCATCAGTAAGCGGATGTTGGGAGTTTCTGCTCTTGGGCTGTGTGTTTACTTTCCCGTCATCCTGCGTGATTACGTGTGGTAGAGCCAAGCCTTATTTGAAGCGAAGAAGCAAGAGTGGTGCGAAAATCTAAATCTCTGTtctgtgatagatagatagatagatagatagatagatagatagatagatagatagatagatagatagatagatagatagatagatagatagatagatagatagatagatagatagatagatagatagatagatagatagatagtggtGTCCGCTATAGTTTGCATACCCTGCCACAAAATGAAGCAGACatacatttatgtcatttaaagcaaaacGTTATTTAGTGTTTTATAGACATTTTACTCTGATTTTCTTATTCTGATgatcataaataaaaatgctttagAATTCGTGAACTAATTGGTGgaggtagctcaagtggttagggctctgggtcattggttggaagatcagggttcaaaccccagtgctgccaagctgccactgtttggcCCTTAAACAAGGCCCCCACCCCCtgttccaggggcactgcatcatggctgaccctgtgctctgaccctgaccctcaaggatgggatatgtgaagaaagaatttcactgtgcagtaatgtatatgtgacaaataaagacagtgTACCTTAAAACataaagtatttctgtttttaccattATCATTCGTTTCCTGACCAGTTTTAcgtttctttcattctcttgaAGCCAGTATAACAAGAAAACTGCAGCttcctcctctgtcctgaagacggTGGAAAATATATTGCCTGTTACAAAGCagtccttccataaacattaaataaatatttctccttacagaaagcttcatcaTGCCAAGAATTAGAGGTTTTTCTTTGTCAAATAACAACACATTTCCATGCCTGATATTAATAGTCATAGATTGCGTTGAGCATCTGCCATGcatctgtgaatgagctgttagtGTAGAAACAATTACGTGTTAGAATTAATATCAAACTGTGATTTTAATTACAGCTGGCACTGTCAGGGCCTTGGGATTATatcaaataaatcaacaccttcttgTCAATCAGACtgaagaattcaacagcactgttgGTGTCAAGTATGTTAAGATATAAATAGTAGGTTAAATGCTTGGGTACAATTTAAATCAAATAACATGTATCCTCCGCCTTCATTTATAACGCCTCCGGTATCTTTTGTATCGTCTGAGCAGTTTTTGGCGTATCGTAGTTGCAATATTTGGCCCCCTGCAGCTCAACATTGCACATTCAACTGTGCCAGGTGTGATAAACAGACTTCTTCAAATCAGGACTGGAGGCAAGAAAAGGCTAGGAcacattacaaaatatttttctgttgattttttCACTTATTAGCGGATATGACCGCATTCTATTTTTGTAGATAAAATGAACGTACTCCTTCTTATTTTCATTCAAAGACTTTGGAGCGTGTACATTTTTGCGCTGTGTTACAGTAGCAATAACAgaacacaataaaataatacatctgAGATTGAATAAATGACACCATTACGATTACAAGGCACCAGAAGGGGGAAAAAGACATTAAAATTCCCTGTTAATACAGAATAGTAATTATCGCTAAGTAGATATTAACTCATACAGTATGCAGATTCTAATAAGCAAAATGATTACAATTTTAGCTtgtataatctctctctctctctctttctctcttcggCTGTCATTATGTTTAACTCTGATTCCATTTCCAGTCCAAGTGTGATGTCCATGGCAAGCCTGTGAGTGGAATAGAGTAAACAGGAGAGAGTTCATTTCTCACAAAGTGTAATGTAAGGAGACAGACACGgacaaaggaaaaagaaagtggGTCAGTGCGGCAGTGTGCTGGAGGGTAGCACCCGCCCGGAGCAAAGTAGAGACCTGTGGAGGTAATAGTGTCACAAATTACCTTTCCATAAACATCTGCTTTTCTCTTGCCACTCAGGGtaaatatgagtgtgtgaaggcTGTGAGTTGTTTGCGTACTGCGTTAGTATTTTCTGTAAGTTGTTTACACATTGTGACAAGGTTCTTGCACAGTACTGTGGTCACCCAGAGCTGCTTCACTTGTTACGAATGCTGGGTTTTAACAGTTTTGGACAGATTACTTCTCTGTGTTCCAGCTACAGAAAAAATGGGCTGTGGACATTTTAACAGCACTGCATTTTATGCTTTCTTCACACCATGTTCTTTTGATTGAAGTCTCTGTTCTTGCAATGTTCATTCCAAAACATGATATAATGTTTGTGACAACTCTTGCTTTTTCTTGACATTAGAGttgtttattatttctaaaGTGCCTTCTGCTGCCTGTGAGGGGAACTGCGATTTCAATATTGACAAACCTTCCTCTTCACTCAAACTGACCAGCACTTCGTCTGAAAATATGCACTGATCAGCcggcataatattgtgttggtccccctttttctgtcaaaacagcccttacccatcaaggcatggactccactagatggtgtgctgtggtatctggaatcaagatgttagcagcagatccttcaaatcctgtaagttgcgaggtggggcctccatggatctgactagtttgtccagcacatcccacagatgacTGATTGGAtcgagatctggggaatttggaggccaagtcaacacctcaaactcgatattgtgctcatcaaaccattcctgatccatttttgctttgtgacacggtgcattatcctgctgaaagaggacacagccatcagggaatactgtttctatgaaggggtgtacatggtctgcgacaatgcttaggtaggtgggacatttcaaagtaacatccacatggatgacaggacccaagatttcccagcagaacattgcccaaagcattacactgcctctgccggcttgccttcttcccatagtgcatcctggtgccatgtgtttcccaggtaagtgacgcacaccTACCCGGCCATCCaggtgatgtaaaagaaaatgtgattcatcagaccaggccaccttcctccattgctccgtggtccagttctgatgctcatgtgcccattgttggtgcttttggcggttcacaggggtcagcaagtgcaccctgactggtctgcagctatgcagcctcATACACAACAAATTgctatgcactgtgtattctgacacatttctatcagaaccagcattaacttcttcagcaagttgagcaacagtagctcgtctgttggatcagatcaccctgtcaccggttcaccactgttccttctttggaccacttttgatagatactgaccactgcaaaccgggaacaccccacaagagctgcagttttggagatgctctgatccagtcatctagccatcacaatttggcccttgtcaaactcgctcaaatccttacgcttgcccatttctcTGCTTcgaacacatcaactttaaggacacaatgttcacttgctgcctaatatatcccacccactaacaggtgccatgatgaggagataatcagaatTCACCTgtgagtggtcataatgttatgcctgatcagtgtatatacacacacacacacacatatatatatatatatatatatatcagtaatCATGAGGAAAAGATTATTATTCCTACAGCTGTGTTCAGGCTGGGTGAGCTAATTTCTGGAATGTAAAAATGCAAGCAGaagctttaaataaaatcatttcagcTGCAGACAACACATCCATGACCCACCAAGCATTCACATTGTGGCAGGTCTGCTGTTAATCCTGAGGACCGCTCACAGGTCAGCTGGTTTACGGTGCTTTAATTATTTCACCACTAAAATAAAGccatgggagtgtgtgtgtgtgtgtgtgtgtgtgtgtgtgtgtgtgtgtgtgtgtgttatattgatTTTATCTGCAGTGGCTCAGATTTTAGAAccaaaactatttattttataatctgcAAAACAGCAATGGAGAACTGGGATGCACAACAGCTCTACAAGTGCTTGTGTATCCAGaattaaaatatacaaattaaaaCAGCTGAAtctttttcttattaaatatactttttcattatttatagtaataacttcaaatttatttgtaaaacacTTGATTTTTTAGCTGAAATcaagatgaataaaaatataaagattatgatgataatgataatgatgatattgatgaagatgatgatgatgatgaagatgaagatgatgatgatgatgatgatgatgatgattattgctgttagtagtggtaatagtatTGTGTAGAACGTATTATTATTGCACAGCTGCAGGGTtccgtgtatgtgtgtgtgtgtgtgtgtgtgtgtgtgtattgcccTATGATGGATTAGCATCCAACTGGAATATATTCCTGCTTTTCTGGTTACAACTTTTGGGAGGTTactgttgggcctttgagcaaggcaaTAAAACTAAAAGTTTGCTTCAGGGGTGCTCTATCATGTCTGACCCAATTGCtgaaaatactttttttacttactataatatacatatggcaTCTTGGTCAATTTCTACTGATTACCAGTACCAACTGGTTATCAGAAGAAATTTAGTAGTTAAGGTGTTAGGCTACTGATTAGAAAGTTATGAGTTTtaatcccaggtctaccaacctgccactgctgggcccctgagcaaggcccttaactctcaattgctcagatgtataaaatgagataaaaatgtaatttgctctggataagggcgtctgctgaATGgcggaaatgtaaatgtaaactgtCTAAAGTTACATTCTTAGCTAAAAGAGTCTTTGGACAGTATAGGGTTCTTTCCTTCCTAAAAACCTTCTACTTGTTGAGTGGAAAACATCCTGATTATACGTTAAATATTTCCCAGGACAGATAATATTTAAGAGTTAGGTTTACACATTTTCCCCTGAGAGTGTAGCAATGGCTATAAGTCTGCTTTATGAGACAAAAAAGAAACTGGCCAGAGTTTCTATAAATTTGCATGTCAGTTTTTACAGTATACTTGACATTATATGATTCTTTCTAGTTCTTGAAACATTAAATCCTCATCAAAACAATGTTCAGATTTCAAAAGTGTAGTGTTTCCTGGGTTATGGATATAAGCAGAACTGAGTAGCTTTAGGGCCACTGTGACCTCAGCTGTTCTCTTTACTGACAGGGAAATAATAGCCTTGTTTAGTGTGGGCGAATTGTAGGAATGTTTGAAACTGATTGAAGTTGCTAGCTGAGGCTGTGTGTCTCCTAcagggttttgttttattatttttgtttaatggtTTAAATTTTTGTCACTGCAGACTTCAGGAGACAAAACCTGTTGTCCCGCAGAAATGGTTTGATGGTCACTGCAACCCTGAGGTCAAGAAAACCCCACTTCCTCGTTATGAACTCAAGAAGCCCTTGTGTAAGATGTCTGATTCTGGcactctcttctttctttctctcctcctttactgagacatTCCACACTCAGCTGACATTCTTCTGCTCACTCGCTCTCAAATTGAAGAGCCCGTTTGGAGGACGGAGAGACGCGTCACGTGCTTTAGGCAACccatccttctcctcctccttctctctcttcaacccagtctgtttttcttcttccccGTGCGCACCGTCAGCCGACAGCAAGGAGAGTCCAGAGCGAGCCCCGTGACGAGCGCCGGATAATTCCGTTACTGATCCGGATCTGGTGACAACGAGATATTTACGACTTTGCGTGGATGATGTTCTGGAGGCAGCCAGGACCCTCAACGTGTGCTTTCGCACCTTCATCGATCTCAGATGACTTCTCGGTCGAGCCTGAGTTGCACTGCGCTCGCGCCAGTGTCTGTGGAAGAACGCAAACTTAACCAGAGTGACTCCGGCTGATTCACAGCAGAAGTCTGTGACGCACTGTGACTTTAAGGTGCGGGGAAACCGGGAAGAAATTGCTCTCGCGCTCTGAAAATTTCGCGTCTTTTATAATAAGGGAGGCTTTTGGTATCAGCTTCCGGATCGGTGAGATTTCAGCCAGAACGGAGCGCATGAAGAAACATGGACAAACTGCGAGTCTTTGCTAATTCGTTAATTAAAGCTTTCGACGTGTCCATCTGCTGTGCGCGGGAGTTTGTACGCTAAATTTTGGAGGACAAAAGCTCGTGTTTTGTGAAATGCGCGAAATGCGTGAAATGCGCACGGCGCGACCTGTCGACTCCATTTGGCCCTTGCGCTTTTGGCCGAGACGCACCCAAGGCGAGTTGCAAATTAAAGCAGAAAATGTATAACATGCCAAATTGCACGTATTTCTAATGCGTATGTGCGTTTGAGGATTTTTGGGTAACTATATGCGCAATTTCGTAAGTTTGCTGCGTCTGTTTTGGAACGCGGATTTCTTCATTAGAGCCtgactgtgtgtttattccCCCCCCCGGTTCTTCTTCGTTTTTTGCGCGGTCATGCTCCGGCAAATGCTCTTGAATTCGACGGCGGCGGCGGCGCGGGACTTGGACGCTATAAGCCAGACGCACGCGCCGGCTCCTCTGGACGTCTCGCACGCGCCCGTGAGTGTGTCGGCGCTGCTGAAGCCCGCGGGTCGCGGAGGCGCCGGCGGGGGCGCGCTGCGTGAGGGCGAGCTCAGTAAACCGGACTTGACGACCTACGTGGTCATGTGCATAGTGCTCTTCCTCCTCGTGCTGCTAATTGTCATCTTTATCAACTGCCAGCTGCGCAACTCGTTCTTCGCCTCCACGCCGTATGACCGTTCTCTGCGCGAGGCCCGAACCTCGTATAAATGAAACCTGGCCAATGTGCACATGCCTGGTGACGGAAAGCGGGCCTTGCGCTTTAATCCTCGGAAAGTGGATTAACCATGGCCTTTTGGAGGAATTAGTACCGACGATGGTCTTATCTAAATGTTCCCTTCTCCAGACCTTGAACAGTTTGGACATGAGTGCGCAGACTGTAATGTCAGTGCGTTACTCTCCATGAACTTTATCTCATGTCGTGTGTACTGCAGTGTATTGCAGGTTATTTTCTTGCATGAATTAAAGCTCTAATTAAATCTTATGTGTACAATCAGCTGCGTTCAATAAAGGCTCTGATTGTAGAATAAACACAGGCGTGAATGATGATCATTAGCCTATTATAATCGTCATTAACACTGATAATGTAGGAGCACTCTAGCTTCTCTTGTTTTTCCAGTTGTTGTTGGGGCCTCTCTCCCGAGCTGACCAACAAACTGATGCATATCTGCTTAGGCAAACTAGTGTATAAGTGGATATTTGCAAACAATAATACACGTTTGATGATGGCCTCAACACAAACGCctatatatacatgcacacacaccatcaaccttTAAAAAATTGCTAAAAGGTGCAATGATACACCCAGTCCTAATTTCAAAGACATCAGTTATCTGAGTTTTTTACCTTGTCTTGACCTCACCAGCACACAGGCATCACAGGTGCCAGATAAGATAATATGTGACTAGAAAATACTTGTGAAAGAATGCAGGCTATTTtcaacagtaaaataaaatgtctttgtgtgcACATACCATGTAATCTGTACAATGTTAGATGATCTACTTCTATTCCATGACTGGGAGCGGTCAATCAGACAAAATCTTGCAGCAACCAGAAGCACGCAATCATCACTCAATCATGCGTAATTacataactctgtgtgtgtgtggtatctgtTTTCACAAAGCCTACAAACATCAGCTAATGCGATGAAACACCGAACACAGACTGTTTAGTAGGGTCAGCCGAGGCCAAGCTGTGCTCCAGTGTGAGCATCCGTATTTTGAGGTTTTGCACAGAGGTGGGTGGAAATGGGTGCAGAAGCCATGATAATAGGCAACTTAATCACATCAACTGCGAGGCGTTCAAAATAAACCCGGCTTGAGTCAGCAGATCTTCCAAGCAAGCACAGAGAGACCATCATGGAAAACGTCAGTGAATTTACATGGGCTGAGTGACAGTGTTCTCTGAGTGTGCCTGAGAGCTTTTAGGCAAGATTAACCATCACTTAGTTAAACAGTACTATATATTAGCAGAATTTCACACTGGTCTTCAGTCTTGAATACAGTATAAGTGGAAGATATGATCTGAgctgaaaatgtataaatgtgttaagCAGTCTAGAAACATTGTAAAA comes from Hemibagrus wyckioides isolate EC202008001 linkage group LG14, SWU_Hwy_1.0, whole genome shotgun sequence and encodes:
- the LOC131364434 gene encoding small integral membrane protein 32-like yields the protein MLRQMLLNSTAAAARDLDAISQTHAPAPLDVSHAPVSVSALLKPAGRGGAGGGALREGELSKPDLTTYVVMCIVLFLLVLLIVIFINCQLRNSFFASTPYDRSLREARTSYK